In a single window of the Streptomyces sp. NBC_00094 genome:
- a CDS encoding iron-containing redox enzyme family protein — protein MTTSTSPESAFGNLTEESVRYSRSSQFRSTSELFIRDNPYHRPMNPERIAGIDWSTPLVEETFASDRSLLANRLLMNVYESDALFLPAAGLRKFEDDFNAFYHSDSRLAGERIRPQAERFAFGFLEDSVGVSGQWDEDTLRAHLRRSVDLANSPGSRPVFDAIRSAKSPRTAAGTQIVQMALDGLTEATAMSQNLGGAFGPEQSELFKIFVDEFGYGVFPAKHSTLFMELCSSVDMATTSHHYWFFYLPSSIAINNYFYWATRNRTGFFRYIGAMAFLEATFASWFGDLTKVFRDVYGKDVDTRYCDEHAHIDQHHGRMAIDDLLIPLARKHGPVAVKGLLQGVEEIQLLDRLAGADLLSQLTWDPALSDAPAEGPAGEVVELDSDSPFDTQVAPVATRLHVLGGEALLYTSATGDPLRVPQGTSVLVPAGRLYGVRAESRTQLATGPEA, from the coding sequence ATGACCACGAGCACCAGCCCGGAAAGCGCCTTCGGCAACCTGACCGAGGAGAGCGTCCGGTACAGCCGTTCCTCGCAGTTCCGCTCGACCAGCGAACTGTTCATCAGGGACAACCCGTACCACCGCCCCATGAACCCCGAGCGCATCGCCGGGATCGACTGGAGCACACCCCTCGTCGAGGAGACCTTCGCCTCCGACCGGAGCCTGCTCGCGAACCGTCTCCTGATGAACGTCTACGAGAGCGACGCGCTGTTCCTGCCCGCCGCGGGACTGCGCAAGTTCGAGGACGACTTCAACGCCTTCTACCACTCCGACAGCCGGCTCGCCGGCGAGCGGATCCGCCCCCAAGCGGAACGATTCGCCTTCGGTTTCCTGGAGGACTCCGTCGGCGTCTCCGGACAGTGGGACGAGGACACCCTCCGCGCCCACCTGCGCCGCTCCGTCGACCTGGCCAACAGCCCCGGCTCCCGCCCCGTCTTCGACGCGATCCGCTCCGCGAAGTCGCCCAGGACCGCCGCGGGCACCCAGATCGTGCAGATGGCACTCGACGGCCTGACCGAGGCCACCGCCATGTCGCAGAACCTGGGCGGCGCCTTCGGGCCGGAGCAGAGCGAGCTCTTCAAGATCTTCGTCGACGAGTTCGGCTACGGGGTCTTCCCGGCCAAGCACAGCACGCTCTTCATGGAGCTCTGTTCCAGCGTCGACATGGCGACGACCTCGCACCACTACTGGTTCTTCTACCTGCCCAGCTCGATCGCGATCAACAACTACTTCTACTGGGCGACCCGCAACCGCACCGGCTTCTTCCGCTACATCGGCGCCATGGCCTTCCTCGAGGCCACGTTCGCCTCCTGGTTCGGCGACCTCACCAAGGTCTTCCGCGACGTGTACGGCAAGGACGTCGACACCCGGTACTGCGACGAGCACGCCCACATCGACCAGCACCACGGCCGGATGGCCATCGACGATCTGCTCATCCCGCTCGCCCGCAAGCACGGCCCCGTCGCCGTCAAGGGCCTGCTCCAGGGCGTCGAGGAGATCCAGCTGCTCGACCGCCTCGCGGGCGCCGACCTGCTCTCCCAGCTCACCTGGGACCCGGCGCTCTCCGACGCCCCCGCCGAAGGACCCGCCGGCGAGGTCGTGGAGCTCGACAGCGACAGCCCCTTCGACACCCAGGTCGCCCCGGTCGCCACCCGCCTCCACGTCCTCGGCGGCGAGGCCCTGCTGTACACCTCCGCCACCGGCGACCCGCTGCGCGTGCCCCAGGGCACGTCCGTCCTCGTCCCGGCCGGCCGGCTCTACGGCGTACGGGCCGAGTCCCGCACCCAGCTCGCCACCGGACCGGAAGCGTGA
- a CDS encoding Rieske (2Fe-2S) protein: MSARTKGAAAAPAQPRTRAEFDRTEHNALVAGDEIYFVMERDNALHVLSSRCPHRGGPLHLGDVEDGRLVCPWHGGSFPVARLCDRSHPSVRVGNTVTVYLPAGDVPPVPVHTMVRASEAGANAA, from the coding sequence GTGAGCGCCCGCACGAAGGGGGCGGCCGCCGCCCCCGCGCAGCCCCGCACCCGGGCGGAGTTCGACCGCACCGAGCACAACGCGCTCGTCGCCGGCGACGAGATCTACTTCGTCATGGAACGCGACAACGCCCTCCACGTCCTGAGCAGCCGGTGCCCCCACCGGGGGGGCCCGCTCCACCTCGGCGACGTCGAGGACGGAAGGCTCGTCTGCCCCTGGCACGGCGGCTCGTTCCCCGTCGCCCGGCTCTGCGACCGCTCCCACCCCTCCGTACGCGTCGGGAACACCGTCACCGTGTACCTCCCGGCCGGAGACGTACCCCCCGTCCCCGTCCACACCATGGTCCGAGCGTCCGAAGCGGGAGCGAACGCGGCATGA
- a CDS encoding 50S ribosomal protein L11 methyltransferase yields MKLTTTQDAPIDLLAPRSPARAADPCRTLLALGEEAMAQRQYERAYDLFSSAAGCDASDAGGERYRREINRAVRALVPRWHFGMMNDVERNQAYAKAIQQVVGEGQLVLDIGTGGGLLALLAARSGAERVVTVEAVDVVAATAREIVGKNGYADVVNVVSGFSTDLRVGVDLPRRADVLVTEIFDCALLGEFAVPALKHARRELLTPDAVVLPRSGRLFAQFVESPELHSLNHVGEVEGFDFSPFASLTSLEYFSTTLTNYRHRPLTDPVEVFRFDFAEDIEPAAQQFEITPVESGAAHAVVMWFELDLAEGITLSNSPSDSGSHWKQAIQTLPEPWRLKKDSPHRFRAAHDGQRVLVGPASKVPHTQVR; encoded by the coding sequence ATGAAACTCACCACCACACAGGACGCCCCGATCGATCTCCTCGCCCCCCGCAGCCCGGCGCGCGCCGCCGACCCCTGCCGGACGCTGCTCGCGCTCGGCGAGGAGGCCATGGCGCAGCGGCAGTACGAGCGTGCCTACGACCTGTTCAGCTCCGCGGCCGGCTGCGACGCGAGCGATGCCGGCGGGGAGCGCTACCGCCGCGAGATCAACCGCGCGGTCCGTGCCCTCGTCCCCCGCTGGCACTTCGGCATGATGAACGACGTCGAGCGCAACCAGGCCTACGCCAAGGCGATCCAACAGGTGGTCGGTGAGGGGCAGCTGGTGCTCGACATCGGCACCGGCGGCGGCCTCCTCGCGCTGCTCGCGGCCCGCTCGGGCGCCGAACGGGTCGTCACCGTCGAGGCCGTCGACGTCGTCGCCGCGACCGCCCGCGAGATCGTCGGCAAGAACGGGTACGCGGACGTCGTCAACGTCGTCTCCGGCTTCTCCACCGACCTGCGCGTCGGCGTGGACCTGCCGCGCCGGGCCGACGTCCTGGTCACCGAGATCTTCGACTGCGCGCTGCTCGGCGAGTTCGCCGTACCCGCCCTGAAGCACGCCCGGCGGGAACTCCTCACGCCCGACGCGGTCGTCCTGCCCCGCTCGGGCCGCCTCTTCGCGCAGTTCGTGGAGAGCCCCGAGCTGCACTCGCTCAACCACGTCGGCGAGGTCGAGGGCTTCGACTTCAGCCCCTTCGCCTCACTCACCTCGCTCGAGTACTTCTCCACCACCCTCACCAACTACCGCCACCGCCCGCTCACCGACCCGGTGGAGGTCTTCCGCTTCGACTTCGCCGAGGACATCGAACCGGCCGCGCAGCAGTTCGAGATCACCCCGGTGGAGAGCGGCGCCGCGCACGCCGTCGTGATGTGGTTCGAGCTCGACCTCGCCGAGGGCATCACCCTCTCCAACAGTCCTTCGGACAGCGGCTCCCACTGGAAACAAGCCATTCAGACCCTTCCGGAGCCCTGGCGGCTCAAGAAGGACTCCCCTCACCGGTTCCGTGCCGCGCATGATGGCCAGCGCGTGCTGGTCGGGCCCGCGAGCAAGGTCCCACACACCCAGGTGAGGTAA
- a CDS encoding APC family permease, with product MAVTNEGHTSEEHKPGAGPTGSPENSSETASSELHKTLTVPKGVGVATGMIIGSGLLVLPGLAYDQVGPSAVYAWLAAAVVVLPLLVVFARLGARYPTAGGVQGFAQAAFGAPGSTAASVILIGACAFGGAAMAISGGNYVAALLGNAGAGGWVALGYLVVIGLLQAAGSRLAGGIQSAVTIGLLLLLALVAFAPAMVDSGSLHGELAPPTEWLTALPAVGLVFFAYTGWELVASTAEEYRNPKRDFPLVIGITFVIVVALYLGISLAVQLVVAPDDPLLSEAPVVAVLEQVLGDASGRIAAALGAAIIFATLMGGTWATSRIVFATARDGLLPSTLAKVDARSGAPRPAVLLAVLMFGGVVLVHALDLISLTMVFQLSTVNFVIGYAISVLSYAKLYTRPAQRLLALVAGAPVLVMLAGFGWVLLYPTALLAFAVLVHTTRRRRAEAESNV from the coding sequence ATGGCAGTCACGAATGAGGGACACACGTCCGAGGAGCACAAGCCGGGCGCCGGTCCGACCGGCTCCCCGGAGAACAGTTCGGAAACGGCGAGTTCGGAGCTGCACAAGACCCTGACCGTCCCCAAGGGCGTCGGTGTCGCGACCGGAATGATCATAGGCAGCGGACTCCTCGTCCTGCCGGGCCTCGCCTACGACCAGGTCGGCCCCAGCGCCGTGTACGCCTGGCTGGCGGCGGCCGTCGTGGTCCTTCCGCTTCTCGTCGTCTTCGCACGGCTCGGGGCCCGCTATCCGACCGCCGGCGGCGTCCAGGGCTTCGCCCAGGCCGCGTTCGGCGCACCCGGCTCCACGGCCGCGTCGGTCATCCTCATCGGCGCCTGCGCGTTCGGCGGGGCGGCGATGGCGATCAGCGGCGGCAACTACGTCGCCGCGCTCCTCGGCAACGCGGGCGCCGGCGGCTGGGTGGCCCTCGGCTACCTGGTGGTCATCGGCCTGCTCCAGGCCGCCGGCTCCCGACTGGCCGGCGGCATCCAGTCCGCGGTCACCATCGGCCTGCTGCTGCTCCTCGCCCTGGTCGCCTTCGCCCCGGCGATGGTCGACTCGGGCTCCCTGCACGGCGAGTTGGCACCGCCGACCGAGTGGCTGACCGCACTGCCCGCCGTGGGCCTGGTGTTCTTCGCGTACACCGGCTGGGAACTGGTCGCCTCGACCGCCGAGGAGTACCGCAACCCGAAGCGGGACTTCCCCCTCGTCATCGGCATCACCTTCGTCATCGTCGTCGCGCTCTACCTGGGCATCTCCCTCGCCGTGCAGCTCGTCGTCGCGCCCGACGACCCGCTGCTCTCCGAGGCGCCCGTGGTCGCCGTACTGGAGCAGGTCCTCGGCGACGCCAGCGGCCGGATCGCGGCCGCCCTCGGTGCGGCGATCATCTTCGCCACGCTGATGGGCGGCACCTGGGCGACCTCCCGGATCGTCTTCGCCACCGCCCGCGACGGCCTGCTGCCGTCCACCCTGGCCAAGGTCGACGCCCGCTCCGGCGCGCCCCGGCCCGCCGTACTGCTGGCGGTGCTCATGTTCGGCGGGGTGGTGCTCGTCCACGCGCTGGACCTGATCAGCCTGACGATGGTCTTCCAGCTGTCGACGGTGAACTTCGTCATCGGTTACGCGATCTCGGTACTCAGCTACGCCAAGCTGTACACGCGCCCCGCACAACGACTCCTGGCCCTGGTGGCCGGAGCCCCGGTCCTGGTCATGCTGGCCGGCTTCGGCTGGGTACTCCTGTACCCGACGGCCCTCCTGGCCTTCGCGGTCCTGGTCCACACGACCAGACGGCGACGGGCGGAAGCGGAATCGAACGTCTGA
- a CDS encoding pentapeptide repeat-containing protein: MIAASLPGLAALLALLFTWMQVAQTNKELAIAERGQITGRFSAAIEHLGSSSLDTRLGGIYALGRIMHDSADDQPTVISVLSAYAREHAPVAEKPPSVGDEEPSPSADIQAIVTLLGDRRSDRDQAVQIDLSGTDLRGLHLEGADFGWADLGGADLSGATLFNVDFQSSWLTEAKLARAYLWSTNLSDADMYDADLTNARFCAAILDEEPSHECADLAGAHLIRANLTGADLTRADLRTTELCVESASEPRHGCATLVGAALSGANLKGVYLSEAILRGADLTDADLAHADLTGADLSGADLTNADLTGAKVAGARFDGAELDGVRGMSPPPP; the protein is encoded by the coding sequence TTGATCGCCGCGAGCCTGCCGGGGCTGGCCGCGCTGCTCGCTCTGTTGTTCACGTGGATGCAGGTCGCGCAGACCAACAAGGAACTGGCCATTGCCGAGCGGGGGCAGATCACCGGCCGGTTCAGTGCCGCGATCGAGCATCTGGGGTCGTCGTCCTTGGACACGCGTCTTGGTGGGATCTATGCGCTGGGGCGGATCATGCACGACTCCGCCGACGACCAGCCCACGGTCATCTCGGTCCTCTCCGCGTACGCGCGCGAGCATGCCCCGGTCGCGGAGAAGCCACCTTCCGTAGGTGATGAGGAACCCTCGCCGAGTGCCGACATCCAGGCGATCGTGACGCTGCTGGGCGACCGCCGCTCCGATCGCGACCAGGCCGTGCAGATCGACCTGAGCGGCACCGACCTGCGTGGGCTGCACCTGGAGGGGGCGGACTTCGGATGGGCGGACCTGGGCGGAGCGGATCTCAGTGGCGCGACCCTGTTCAACGTGGACTTCCAGTCCTCGTGGCTGACCGAGGCGAAGCTGGCGAGGGCGTACCTGTGGAGCACCAACCTCAGCGACGCCGACATGTACGACGCCGACCTCACGAATGCCCGGTTCTGCGCCGCCATCCTCGACGAAGAGCCCTCTCACGAGTGCGCCGACCTTGCCGGAGCGCATCTGATCCGCGCGAACCTGACCGGCGCGGACCTCACCCGCGCGGATCTCCGCACGACGGAGTTGTGCGTCGAGAGTGCGAGTGAGCCTCGGCACGGCTGCGCGACGCTTGTCGGCGCGGCGCTGAGTGGGGCGAATCTGAAGGGTGTCTATCTTTCGGAGGCGATCCTGAGGGGGGCCGACTTGACCGACGCCGATCTGGCCCATGCCGATCTGACCGGCGCCGATCTGAGTGGTGCGGACCTCACGAACGCGGACCTCACCGGTGCCAAGGTCGCCGGAGCGCGGTTCGACGGAGCCGAGTTGGACGGGGTGCGTGGAATGTCGCCGCCGCCCCCGTGA
- a CDS encoding DUF2283 domain-containing protein: MRVEYDASVDMAYIYLVDRIAPGEAVRQVPAEDNTAILDYDSDGRLLGIELFSARRRLHPDLMSAAERIDREPSPPTE; the protein is encoded by the coding sequence GTGCGGGTCGAATACGACGCCTCGGTAGATATGGCGTACATCTACCTCGTCGACAGGATCGCCCCAGGAGAGGCTGTCCGACAGGTACCTGCCGAGGACAACACGGCGATACTCGACTATGACTCGGACGGACGACTGCTGGGCATCGAACTGTTCAGCGCCAGACGCCGGCTGCACCCCGATCTGATGAGCGCTGCCGAGAGGATCGACCGCGAGCCGAGTCCGCCGACCGAATGA
- a CDS encoding response regulator: protein MSGRVLVVDDNKVIRQLIRVNLELEGFEVVTAADGAECLDVVHQVCPDVVTLDVVMPRLDGIKTAERLRADPRTRDLPVAIISACGEHEVVGGVGAGIGAGVDAFLAKPFEPAELVRVVRQLMHRERRERREATGQDGGEEPPAAEGLPEIRRAGSAPGAL, encoded by the coding sequence ATGTCCGGTCGGGTGCTCGTTGTCGATGACAACAAGGTGATCCGGCAGTTGATCAGGGTCAATCTCGAACTCGAGGGGTTCGAGGTCGTGACCGCGGCCGATGGTGCCGAGTGTCTGGATGTCGTACATCAGGTCTGTCCTGATGTCGTCACCCTCGATGTCGTCATGCCCCGCTTGGACGGGATCAAGACGGCCGAGCGGCTGCGGGCCGACCCGCGGACCAGGGATCTGCCGGTGGCGATCATCAGTGCCTGCGGCGAACACGAGGTGGTCGGCGGGGTCGGTGCCGGGATCGGTGCCGGTGTCGACGCCTTCCTCGCCAAGCCTTTCGAGCCCGCCGAGCTCGTACGCGTCGTGCGTCAGTTGATGCACCGCGAGCGGCGGGAGCGCCGGGAGGCCACCGGGCAGGACGGGGGAGAGGAACCACCCGCAGCCGAGGGGTTGCCGGAAATCCGACGTGCCGGGAGCGCGCCGGGCGCCCTCTGA
- the nrtL gene encoding ArgS-related anticodon-binding protein NrtL, which translates to MTPADLSLTVLHAVRRAVDDGALRVEVPPRIKVERARPGGTGEYASNVALTLARSAGRSAREVAGIIEERLRDAPGLRGVEITGPGFLNFTLRSDAGSELVRAVLAAGPAYGHGTALAGTTVRFAEVTEPRAVIVAETVVGLLRSQGAEAGRLGGDDPLGERKGDRPGRRIGERMGERIGDSLGERIHVRPGAYDVEALGVDAARWSLLRAAPHDRPLDGPPLLAQHERNSLFRVRYAYSRVRRLLVNGEQLRITPSYETSVDAHELLGALGDHPTVLLAAARHRAPDRVARHLEATADALLAFQHTVLPLGDEKPSAAHRSRLALAEAAGTVLAGGLSVLGISAPDRI; encoded by the coding sequence GTGACCCCCGCGGACCTCTCCCTCACCGTGCTGCACGCCGTGCGCCGTGCGGTCGACGACGGTGCGCTGCGGGTCGAGGTACCCCCGCGGATCAAGGTCGAGCGGGCCCGCCCCGGCGGTACCGGGGAGTACGCCAGCAACGTGGCCCTCACCCTCGCCCGGTCCGCCGGGCGCAGCGCGCGCGAAGTCGCCGGGATCATCGAAGAACGCCTCCGTGACGCGCCCGGGCTCCGCGGCGTCGAGATCACCGGGCCCGGGTTCCTGAACTTCACCCTCCGGAGCGATGCGGGAAGCGAGCTCGTCCGGGCCGTCCTCGCCGCCGGACCCGCGTACGGGCACGGCACCGCCCTCGCCGGGACCACCGTCCGCTTCGCCGAGGTGACGGAGCCGCGCGCCGTGATCGTCGCCGAGACCGTGGTGGGGCTGCTGCGTTCGCAGGGCGCGGAGGCCGGCCGCCTCGGTGGCGACGACCCGCTGGGCGAGCGCAAGGGCGACCGGCCGGGCCGGCGCATCGGCGAGCGTATGGGCGAGCGCATCGGCGACTCACTGGGCGAGCGGATCCACGTACGGCCCGGGGCCTACGACGTCGAGGCCCTCGGTGTCGACGCCGCGCGCTGGTCCCTGCTGCGGGCCGCGCCGCACGACCGGCCCCTCGACGGGCCGCCGCTCCTCGCCCAGCACGAGCGCAACTCCCTCTTCCGGGTGCGGTACGCGTACTCCCGGGTGCGCAGGCTCCTCGTCAACGGGGAGCAGCTCCGGATCACTCCCTCGTACGAGACGTCCGTCGACGCACACGAACTCCTCGGCGCTCTCGGCGACCACCCCACCGTCCTGCTCGCTGCCGCCCGCCACCGGGCCCCCGACCGGGTCGCCCGGCACCTGGAAGCCACCGCCGACGCGCTGCTCGCGTTCCAGCACACCGTTCTGCCGCTCGGTGACGAGAAACCCTCGGCCGCCCATCGTTCCCGGCTGGCGCTCGCCGAAGCCGCCGGGACGGTGCTCGCCGGTGGCCTCTCCGTGCTCGGCATCAGCGCACCCGACCGGATCTGA
- the lysA gene encoding diaminopimelate decarboxylase, translating into MSRSAHPAGPRHADVLTEGHYTAPPADLNALDPKVWARTVTRDEQGVATVGGLSVTDLAEEFGTPAYFLDESDFRARCRAWAEAFGEDADVFYAGKAFLSRAVVRWLKEEGLNLDVCSGGELTTALSAGMPAERIAFHGNNKSEDEIRTAVEAGVGRIVLDSFQEIVRVAHIAQSLGRRQRVQIRVTVGVEAHTHEFIATAHEDQKFGIALAGGQAAEAVRRALKLDGLELIGIHSHIGSQIFDMAGFEVSARRVVQLLAEVRDEHGVELPEIDLGGGLGIAYTSEDDPREPHEIAKALGEIVTRECEAAGLATPRISVEPGRAIVGPTAFTLYRVGTIKPLEGLRTYVSVDGGMSDNIRTALYDAEYSVSLVSRTSDAEPMLSRVVGKHCESGDIVVRDAFLPSDLAPGDLIAVPATGAYCRSMASNYNHALRPPVVAVRDGEARVIVRRETEEDLLRLDVG; encoded by the coding sequence ATGAGTCGTTCCGCCCACCCCGCAGGGCCCCGCCACGCAGACGTCCTCACCGAGGGCCACTACACCGCCCCGCCCGCCGACCTCAATGCCCTCGACCCCAAGGTCTGGGCGCGGACCGTCACGCGGGACGAGCAGGGCGTCGCCACCGTCGGAGGCCTGAGCGTCACCGACCTCGCCGAGGAGTTCGGCACCCCGGCCTACTTCCTCGACGAGAGCGACTTCCGCGCCCGCTGCCGCGCCTGGGCCGAGGCCTTCGGCGAGGACGCCGACGTGTTCTACGCGGGCAAGGCGTTCCTCTCCCGGGCCGTCGTGCGGTGGCTCAAGGAGGAGGGGCTGAACCTCGACGTCTGCTCCGGTGGCGAGCTCACCACCGCGCTCTCGGCCGGGATGCCCGCCGAGCGCATCGCCTTCCACGGCAACAACAAGAGCGAGGACGAGATCCGCACGGCCGTCGAGGCCGGAGTCGGGCGCATCGTCCTCGACTCCTTCCAGGAGATCGTCCGCGTCGCCCACATCGCCCAGTCGCTCGGCAGGCGCCAGCGCGTGCAGATCCGCGTGACCGTCGGCGTCGAGGCCCACACCCACGAGTTCATCGCCACCGCGCACGAGGACCAGAAGTTCGGCATCGCGCTGGCCGGCGGGCAGGCCGCCGAGGCCGTCCGGCGGGCCCTCAAGCTCGACGGTCTCGAACTCATCGGGATCCACTCGCACATCGGCTCCCAGATCTTCGACATGGCCGGCTTCGAGGTCTCCGCCCGCCGCGTCGTGCAGCTGCTCGCCGAGGTGCGTGACGAGCACGGGGTCGAGCTGCCCGAGATCGACCTGGGCGGCGGCCTCGGCATCGCGTACACCTCCGAGGACGACCCGCGCGAGCCGCACGAGATCGCCAAGGCGCTCGGCGAGATCGTGACGAGGGAGTGCGAGGCCGCCGGTCTCGCCACGCCGCGCATCTCCGTCGAGCCGGGCCGCGCCATCGTCGGGCCGACCGCCTTCACGCTCTACCGGGTCGGCACCATCAAGCCCCTCGAAGGGCTGCGGACGTACGTGAGCGTCGACGGCGGCATGTCGGACAACATCCGCACCGCCCTCTACGACGCCGAGTACAGCGTCAGCCTCGTCTCGCGGACCAGCGACGCCGAGCCGATGCTCTCGCGGGTCGTCGGCAAGCACTGCGAGAGCGGTGACATCGTCGTACGGGACGCCTTCCTGCCGTCCGACCTGGCGCCCGGCGACCTCATCGCCGTCCCGGCCACCGGCGCGTACTGCCGCTCCATGGCCAGCAACTACAACCACGCTCTCCGGCCGCCCGTCGTCGCCGTGCGCGACGGCGAGGCCCGGGTGATCGTCCGGCGTGAGACGGAGGAAGATCTCCTGCGCCTCGACGTCGGATGA
- a CDS encoding homoserine dehydrogenase has protein sequence MMRTRPLKVALLGCGVVGSEVARIMTTHADDLAARIGAPVELAGVAVRRPDKVRGGVPAELITTDATALVKRGDIDVVVEVIGGIEPARTLITTAFEHGASVVSANKALLAQDGATLYAAAEQHGQDLYYEAAVAGAIPLIRPLRESLAGDKINRVMGIVNGTTNFILDKMDSSGAGYSEALDEATALGYAEADPTADVEGFDAAAKAAILAGIAFHTRVRLDDVYREGMTEVTAADFASAKQMGCTVKLLAICERAADGESVTARVHPAMIPLSHPLASVREAYNAVFVEAEAAGQLMFYGPGAGGAPTASAVLGDLVAVCRNKLNEANGPGESAYTQLPVSPMGDVVTRYHISLDVADKPGVLAQVATVFAEHGVSIDTVRQQGKDGEASLVVVTHRAPDAALSGTVDALRKLDTVRGVASIMRVEGE, from the coding sequence ATGATGCGTACGCGTCCGCTGAAGGTGGCGCTGCTGGGCTGCGGAGTGGTCGGCTCAGAGGTGGCGCGCATCATGACGACGCACGCCGACGACCTCGCCGCGCGCATCGGCGCGCCGGTCGAGCTCGCCGGCGTGGCCGTCCGCCGCCCGGACAAGGTCCGCGGCGGTGTCCCGGCCGAGCTGATCACCACCGACGCGACCGCCCTCGTCAAACGCGGCGACATCGACGTCGTCGTCGAGGTCATCGGCGGGATCGAGCCGGCCCGCACCCTCATCACCACCGCGTTCGAGCACGGCGCCTCCGTGGTCTCCGCGAACAAGGCGCTCCTCGCCCAGGACGGCGCGACGCTCTACGCCGCCGCCGAGCAGCACGGGCAGGACCTGTACTACGAGGCCGCGGTCGCCGGGGCCATCCCCCTCATCCGGCCGCTGCGCGAGTCCCTCGCCGGCGACAAGATCAACCGCGTGATGGGCATCGTCAACGGCACGACGAACTTCATCCTCGACAAGATGGACAGCTCGGGCGCCGGCTACTCCGAGGCGCTCGACGAGGCCACCGCCCTCGGGTACGCGGAGGCCGACCCGACCGCCGACGTCGAGGGCTTCGACGCCGCCGCCAAGGCCGCCATCCTCGCCGGGATCGCCTTCCACACGCGTGTGCGTCTCGACGACGTCTACCGCGAGGGCATGACCGAGGTCACCGCCGCCGACTTCGCCTCGGCGAAGCAGATGGGCTGTACCGTCAAGCTCCTCGCCATCTGCGAGCGGGCCGCCGACGGCGAGTCCGTCACCGCGCGCGTGCATCCGGCGATGATCCCGCTGAGCCACCCGCTCGCCTCCGTCCGCGAGGCGTACAACGCGGTCTTCGTCGAGGCCGAGGCCGCCGGGCAGCTCATGTTCTACGGCCCCGGCGCCGGCGGTGCGCCGACCGCCTCGGCCGTCCTCGGCGACCTCGTCGCCGTGTGCCGCAACAAGCTCAACGAGGCCAACGGCCCCGGTGAGTCCGCGTACACCCAGCTGCCCGTGAGCCCCATGGGCGACGTGGTGACGCGGTACCACATCAGCCTCGACGTGGCCGACAAGCCGGGCGTCCTCGCCCAGGTCGCGACGGTCTTCGCCGAGCACGGGGTGTCGATCGACACCGTCCGCCAGCAGGGAAAGGACGGCGAGGCCTCTCTCGTCGTCGTCACCCACCGCGCGCCCGACGCCGCCCTCTCCGGGACCGTCGACGCGCTGCGGAAGCTCGACACCGTGCGCGGTGTCGCCAGCATCATGCGTGTTGAAGGGGAGTAA